The Amylolactobacillus amylophilus DSM 20533 = JCM 1125 genome contains a region encoding:
- the aspS gene encoding aspartate--tRNA ligase, producing the protein MDQRTNYCGLITEEYLNQDVVLYGWVQKARSLGNLVFIDLRDREGIVQLVVSQASGTALLTSAESLRAEDVITVHGRVVKRGQGAVNDQMKTGQIEVEVSELELLNKSKTPPFDVKDDTTATEETKLKYRYLDLRRPEMQAAIIKRAKIMQATHQYLDEQGFIDIETPILGKSTPEGARDYLVPSRIYPGSFYALPQSPQLFKQLLMGAGFDRYYQIARCFRDEDLRGDRQPEFTQIDLETSFLDEEQIQTLTEGLLQKVMHDVMGVDVQLPFPRLTWQEAMDRFGSDKPDLRFGMELQDVSALVKNSDFKVFSGTVANGGQVKAIVVPGAAAQYSRKQIDTKQDYIKRFGAKGLAWLKFTNGEFSGPITKFLPNELPLLADKLNVTDDDLVLFVADRAKVVADSLGYLRTALAKEFNLIDESQFAFTWVVDWPLFEYDEGDERWTAAHHPFTMPDDAGVKLLDSDPHAAHARSYDIVLDGYELGGGSIRIHTREIQEKMLHALGFTQEQAEEQFGFLLEALDYGFPPIGGLAIGLDRFAMLLADRKNIRDVIAFPKNSKASEPMMQAPAPVDAKQLDELGLEVEKQD; encoded by the coding sequence ATGGATCAACGAACAAATTATTGTGGCCTAATCACAGAAGAATATCTGAATCAAGACGTTGTGTTATACGGTTGGGTTCAAAAGGCCCGCAGCTTAGGTAATCTGGTTTTCATTGACTTGCGGGACCGCGAGGGCATCGTCCAGCTGGTTGTGAGCCAGGCAAGTGGGACCGCGCTACTTACTAGTGCAGAGTCTTTGCGTGCCGAAGACGTGATTACGGTTCACGGACGGGTTGTAAAGCGGGGTCAGGGCGCAGTCAATGACCAGATGAAGACGGGCCAGATTGAAGTAGAGGTCTCTGAACTTGAGCTGCTCAATAAGTCTAAAACACCGCCATTTGATGTGAAGGATGACACGACAGCAACGGAGGAAACTAAGTTAAAGTACCGTTACTTAGATCTACGTCGGCCAGAGATGCAGGCAGCAATCATCAAAAGAGCAAAGATTATGCAAGCAACGCATCAGTATCTTGATGAGCAAGGATTCATCGACATTGAAACACCAATCTTGGGTAAATCAACCCCAGAAGGTGCGCGCGACTATCTGGTGCCATCTCGCATTTATCCGGGCAGCTTCTACGCGTTGCCCCAATCACCTCAACTGTTTAAACAATTACTGATGGGTGCTGGTTTCGACCGCTATTATCAAATTGCCCGTTGCTTCCGTGATGAGGATCTACGTGGCGACCGGCAACCAGAATTCACCCAGATTGATTTAGAGACTAGTTTCCTCGATGAGGAACAGATTCAAACTCTGACTGAGGGACTGCTTCAAAAAGTGATGCATGACGTCATGGGTGTTGATGTGCAGCTACCGTTTCCGCGGCTAACTTGGCAGGAAGCGATGGACCGCTTTGGTTCCGACAAGCCGGATTTACGGTTTGGGATGGAGTTACAAGATGTCTCCGCCTTAGTTAAGAATAGTGATTTCAAGGTATTCTCTGGTACCGTTGCTAATGGTGGTCAGGTTAAGGCCATTGTGGTTCCGGGCGCTGCTGCTCAGTATTCCAGGAAGCAAATTGATACAAAACAAGATTACATCAAACGCTTTGGTGCAAAAGGTCTCGCTTGGTTGAAGTTTACTAATGGCGAATTTAGCGGGCCAATTACCAAATTCCTACCAAATGAGTTGCCTTTGTTGGCCGATAAATTAAACGTCACGGACGACGATTTGGTACTGTTCGTGGCAGATCGTGCTAAGGTGGTTGCTGACAGCCTTGGTTATCTCCGAACTGCTCTCGCTAAGGAATTTAACCTGATTGATGAATCTCAATTTGCATTCACTTGGGTAGTTGATTGGCCGCTCTTCGAATACGATGAGGGTGATGAGCGCTGGACTGCGGCCCACCATCCATTTACAATGCCGGACGATGCCGGTGTGAAGTTGCTTGATAGTGACCCCCACGCGGCCCACGCGAGAAGTTATGATATCGTCTTAGACGGCTACGAACTTGGTGGTGGATCAATCAGAATACACACAAGAGAGATCCAGGAGAAAATGTTGCATGCGTTAGGATTTACGCAGGAGCAGGCCGAAGAGCAATTTGGGTTCCTCTTAGAGGCGCTTGACTACGGCTTCCCACCAATTGGCGGTTTGGCAATCGGACTCGATCGATTTGCCATGCTTCTGGCGGATCGGAAAAACATTCGTGATGTAATCGCATTTCCGAAGAACTCAAAGGCAAGTGAGCCTATGATGCAGGCCCCAGCACCCGTTGATGCTAAACAACTAGATGAGCTCGGTTTAGAGGTGGAAAAGCAGGATTAG